A stretch of DNA from Desulfosarcina ovata subsp. ovata:
GGCTTCGGGCAGGCCGGCAAACCGGTCGCAGTCCCCCAGAAAATCGGACCGCATGGTCAGGCAGACGTAGACGGGCACCCGTTTCTGTTCGGCCAGTCGCAGCATGATGCCGACGAAATCAGCGGCTTTTTCCAAGGATGCGCTGTCCCGGCTGCGGCCCTCCCGGAAGAGTTCTTCGAATTGATCCACCAGTAGCAGTAAATTGGCGTCTGCGTTGATTAGGGGCGGTTGGAGCCAATCGGAGAGTCCCAGGGCGCCCTGGGTGCGCATCACCCGGACCAGATCGTCGATTTTCGAGGTCATGCAATCACTGTCCAGGGCGGTGATCAAGGCCGCGGCCAGATTCTCCAGCGGTGTATCACCCGGCTTCATCGTGGCGATCTTCCATAAATCCCGATCCTGAATCAGGAAGCCGGCCTCCAGGTTGGGGATCAGCCCCGCCCGCACCAGTGACGATTTGCCGGAACCGGAACTTCCCACCACGCTTAAAAACCGGCTGTGGTTCAGTTGCCGAAGCAGGGCCTTGGTCTGTTCGCCCCGGCCGAAGTAATAAAGGCTGTCCCGGCTCTCGAAGGGGCGCAGGCCCACGAACGGGTTGGCCGCTGGTTCACTCAAAGGCCACCTCCGGAGGCAGTGCCGGCCACCATCAATTGTGCGGCCACCCTGGGGTCGATGGCGGGAGAGTGGCTGTTGTCCAGAACCCTGATATTGATTATCGGCGGTAGGGCGGGCAGGCTGACATCGTCCCGGCTGGCAGGTACCCGGTAGACCCAGATGTTTTCTAAGCTGCAGCGCGCTTCGCATTGGAACTGTTCACAGATGGCTTTGAGGGCCAGCTTGATGCGGGCATGGAGCCAGTCCGGAGCCACCTTGCCGAACATGATGATCAGATTTTTGACATGCCGGATGGAACTTTCGAATTTGTTCAGGCTTAACAGCGGATCCCCTGATTCCTGGTTGAAATCGACCTCCACGCCCGATTCCGCCAGGTAGTCGGCCAGCTTGAAGGCGTAGCGCTGATCCTTCTGATGGGTATCCACCAGAAATGACGGTTCGCTTGTGGCCGGTGCAGCGGCAGCAAGGGGCTGAGCCAGTTTCTCGATCACCAGATTGATGAATTCGCTCTGGGGCGTACGCACAAACTCCCAGTGGCCGGCTTCGCGATGGCTGTGGGCGCAGTCCAGCAGAAAGCGGCGCTGACCTTCATTTTCAATGTTTGCCATGTCAAGCTCGGGTGGAACCCAGACCAGGGGCAGCGCCTGGCTCTGCCTGGCAATGGCGAACTGCTCCCAGGGGTAGCTGGTTTCCGGCCGGTCGATGATACGGCGGCCCCGCCACTGATCGAAAAGATGGATGGAGAATCGGGCCTCGCTCAGCACCTGGCGAACGTAGGTGTCGTGGGGGGCATTTTCCCAAGGTGGGGGAACGGCGGGCAGGATCGTTCCCTGTTGTCCCTTGATTTCGGCGATGATTCGCTCTCGAAAAGGTTGCAGGGGTTCAGCCGCATCGGCCATGAAGACGGTGGCGGTCGCGGATTCTGCGTGTGTTCCGGCTGACGGTGTTCCGGTTGCGGCCATGGATGGCAGAATTGCCTCGACGGCGTCCACCAGAGGGCGCAGCTGTTTTTCGAAACGGTCGTCATGGATGGGGGTAAAATCGCCCAGTTCCTGATCCGATTCGGCATCATGAAAGGCAAAACCGGTGGTGCCGCTCAGGGCCGGTGACCATTTTTCGTATCGGTCGTGGGGGATGTTGTTCAGCAGGATGGTGAAAATACGGTATCGGTCGCCCACTTTCAAACCGGCGGGTGTAGCACCGTTGCGTTGGTAAAACCAGTTCAATTCATCCCGGCAGTAATCGGACCGCAGGTAATTGCGCGAAACCAGCGCGAAGAAGAGGGCAGTGTGGTCGACGGCGGCTTGGATGGCCTCGTTGAACAGCGTGTTGCCGCCCATGTGTCGCTTGTCACGCCAGACGGTGAGCTGCGATAGCCCCCGTCGCCGGACCAGCCAGCTCTCCAGCCATTCGTGGAAGTGAGCCACCCAGCCCGGCTGGCCGCCCGGGGCGTGGTTGTCGTCGTGGGCGTAGCTGATGAAGATATCGTGTTCGTAACCAGCGGCCTGTGCCATGGATCGGTATCCTCGAATTTGGCGTTGGACCGGCAGTGGAAATCCGCCTTAATGCAAAGGGCGGCAAAGATCGAACGAATCGGAACACTGTGTCTTTTTTATCAATTTTGGAGAATGGGTTCAAGTTTTTTTCATGCTTGCGACCCGATTTTGAAAAGTTGATTAGGTTGCCGGAAATAAATAATTCCCCCAGATCGCGCCGGATTTGGGGTCGTCTACAAGGCGCCGTCACCCGTGCATATCAGGGAATATGTGCGGGTGGCGGCAACGCGGTAGACGGGCGCAAAGACAAGCAGGATGGAGGAATTATTTATTTCCGGCAACCTTAGCACAGCGATCCGGACAAATCAAAAAACGGGATTGCATGGAGCCAAGAGAAACCAGGCCACCCAAAGGCAGCCCAGCGAATAGGAGAGGAAAAATGAAGAGATCATTTAAAAGTTCGGACGCTTTTATTCCATGTCATGGTCAGCAGAGTGTCCATTTATTCACTGCACATTAGCACCTATCCCTTACAGGGTCATCATTGTTTGCTTTATTTCTATCAAAACTATTTAATGGCTTTCTGTTTCCAGCAGTAGCGAGCAGATGAATATTCCAAATAATATTTCTAAAAATTTCGCTGTGTTCAACCAGCATTCGGATTGTGTCCTGATCGTAGGCAACGGATCTTTTTCGCAGGTTAAAAGCGTTATCCCGCGGTTCTGGTTTTCCCGGATTCAGACCGTCTGAAATGGCTGAATTATTGATTTCCTCTGGTAATGGGGCTGTCTCATTTGACGCGATCCATTCGGCAGCGGCTTTTCCTAAAACGACCAATTGAGGCCCCAATCGGAAAAGCCCATCCGACCCCCGTTGGAGTACATTCAGGTCGTTCAACGTGTGCAAGATGTTAAATACCGTACTCTTGTTCAAATTCAACCGCTTTACGATTTCAAAAAACATGAAAGGGCGCTGTGCTTCCGCCATGAGCGATAATATCGAAAAGCATTTATCAATTGCCGGAACCCTTTTATAATTCAATGACACGTCAGCCCTCTTTCGTTGAGTTATGAATGAGTCAAAAAAAATTGGAACTCAATTACTAATTCCCTTGCGTTGTGTCTACAATGACATATCTATTTGGTCAAGACTAAAACCCGGCGGATATGTGTACACCTAATCGACCAGCGGTGCATTTGAACAGAAATTTACGGTTTCACATTGGGGTTTTTGGCACAACGCCCCGACAAGGGGCATTCCAATTTTGATTACGGCTTTTTAAACAAACAGCGGCACGATTTCAAAGCGGGTCACATCCACCAGTCCCCGGTCGGTCAGCTTCAATTCGGGGATCACCGGCAGGGCCAGAAACCCCAGGGCCATGAAGGGATCGGCAAGTTCGGCGCCAAGCGTTCCGGCGGCGGCGATGATGGCCTCCATCTGCCGGCGGACCGTATCCAGCGGCTGGTCGGACATCAGCCCGGCCACGGGCAGGGGCAGGTCGGCCAGGGCGCGGCTGCCATCCACAACGCTGAGCCCGCCGCCCATTTCCACCACCGCCGATACGGCGGCCTTCATCTCCGCATCGCTGACGCCGGCGACGATGATGTTGTGGGAATCGTGGGCCACACTGGAGGCGATGGCCCCGCGCCGGAGGCCCAGCCCGGTGACAAACCCCTTGCCCATGCCGGCCTTGCCCGTATGGCGGTCCACCACGGCCAGTTTGATCAGGTCGCGGCCGGTGTCGCTGATTGCCAGGCCGTCCTGCAGCGTGGGTTCCATGATTTCGCAGCCGGTGACGACTTGGTCGGCAATGACCCGGATCACGCGGATGCGGCTGCCAGCGGCAGGGATGGAAAAATCGAGATGGACGGGGTCCAGGTGCATGGATGGCGGTACGGCAACCGTGGCCGGACGGGGGATCGATGATCGCAGGCGCCCGTTTTCCGCCACCGGCCGGCCCATGAAGAAAACCGTTTCGGCCCGGATGCCGGTCAGATTGGAGAACACCACCAGGTTGGCCTTGCGGCCCGGGGCGATGGCCCCGGCATCGCGGATGCCAAAGTAGTCGGCCGGGTTGATGGTCCCCATGCGGATGGCCGTCACCGGGTCCAGGCCCTTGTCCACGGCCTTGCGGATTATGGCGTCCACATGCCCCTCGGTGAGGATGTCGTGGGGATGGCGATCATCGGTGCACCACATCATGCGCGGCCAGGTGTGGGTGTCGATGACCGGGAAAAGGGCGTCCAGGTTGCGCGCACAGGTGCCCTCGCGCACCATGATGTGAATCCCCAGTTCCAGCTTTTCCAGGGCCTCTTCGGCCCGGGTGCATTCGTGGTCCGAGGCGATCCCGGCGGCAGCGTAGGCGGCCAGATGCGACCCGGAAACACCCGGTGCGTGGCCGTCCATGGCCCGGTGGCGGTTGCGTGCCAGGGTCAGTTTGGCCATCACCTCGGGATCGGTATGGATTACGCCGGGATAGTTCATCATTTCGGCCAGGGCCACGACGCGCGGATGGTCGAAGAAGGGTTCCAGGTCGGTCGCCGTCAGCCGGGCGCCGGCGGTTTCCATGTCCGTGGCCGGCACGCAGGAGGGCAGGGCGAAGAGGCAGTCCATGGGCTGCCCGTCGGCCGAACGCAGCATGTAATCGATGCCCGCCGTGCCGAGCACATTGGCGATTTCGTGGGGATCGGCGACCACCGTGGTGGTGCCGCAAGGGGCCACGGCGTGGGCGAATTCGGTGACGCTGGTCATGGCACTTTCGATGTGCACATGGGCGTCGATAAACCCGGGCGCCACGTAGCGTCCCTCCAGGTCCAGGGTTTCACCGGCCTGGTAGTCGTTGCCGATTCCAACGATATACCCGTCCTTTATTGCGATGCTGCCGCGGTTGATGCGGCCGGAAAAGACGTTGACGATCCGGGCGCCGGTCAGCAGCAGGTCCACCGGCAGGTCGCCCCGGGCGGCGCCGATGATCGTTTTCAAATCCATCCTGATTTCCTTTCGGATTCGATTTCAAATTTCAGGTTTGGGGGTTGCGGTTCAGCCAACCGGTTTGCGCTGAATTTTCCGGGCGATGGCGTTGACCCGCTCCATGATCGTATTCACGTCGATGCCGAGCAACTGGCGATCTCTCACCCGCAGCGTTCCGTCGACCAGCACATGGCGCACATCGGCGCCGGCGGCGGCATAGATAAGATGAGAATCCGGATGGTAGAGCGGGGTCAGGTGGGGGGCGCGGGTGTCCACGACAATAATGTCGGCCTGTTTGCCGATTTCCAGGGAGCCGATGCGTTCGGCCATGCCAATGGCCCGGGCACCCTCGATGGTGGCCATCCTGAGGGCGCTGGCCGCGTTCAGGGCGGTGGGATCGCCGCTGGCCACCTTGTGCAGCTTGGCCGCCGTGGCCATTTCAGCGAACAGGTCCAGGTTGTTGTTGCTGGCGCTGCCGTCGGTGCCCAGGCCGACGGGGATACCCTTTTCCCGCAGGCTGGCCACCGGGGCGATGCCCGAGGCCAGCTTCATGTTGCTTTCCGGGCAGTGCGCCACGCCGCAGCCCGAACGGGCCATTGCATCCATGTCGGCCGCGTCCACCCAGACGCAGTGGGCCAGAAGGGTCTTGGGATCGAGTATCCCCAGGCGGTCCAGATGGGCCACGGGGCTCACGCCCTTATCCTGGATGGACTGGTCGCGTTCGAAACGGGTCTCGGCCGCATGCACCTGGAACAATGCGCCCAGTTCGCCGGCCATTGCCTTGGCGGCGGTCAGTGTCCGGTCGCTGCAGGTATACGGGGCGTGGCAGAAGATCGATGGCTGGATCAAGGGGCTTTGGGCCTGCCAATGTCGGACATACTCGGCCGCATGGGCAACGTTTTCGGCCGGGTCGGGCACGCCGGGAGCGGGAAAGTCGATGACCCCCTGGCCCAGGACGGCGCGCAGGCCGGTGTCGGCCACGGCGCCGGCCACGGCAGCTTCGTGAAAATAGCCGTCGCAGCAGCAGGTGGTGCCCGAAAGGAGCAGTTCGGCGCAGGCCAAAAGGGTTGCCCAGTGCACGGCCTGCGGTTCGATGAAGCGGGCCTCGGCGGGAAAGATATGCTCGTTCAGCCAGGTCAACAGGGGCAGGTCGTCGGCCAGGCCCCGGAAGAGCGTCATGGGCAGGTGGGTGTGGGTGTTGACCAGGCCGGGCATGACGATGCCGCCGTCGGCATCGATGGTCAGTGTTGCCGATGGCGGTGATCCGTTGCCGGCTTCGAGCGCGCGGATGTGTCCACCACGGACGCCGATCCACCCTGAGGGGATCGTGCGCATGCCGTCGTCCATGGTCAGCAGGGTGCCGTTACGGATCACCACATCAAAGGCCATCTTGGTGCCTCCGGATTTCGTCGGCGATCTGCCGGGCGTCGGCCATGATCTTTTCAAGGTCCAGATGCAGCAGTTGGCGATCCTTCATCAGCACCCGGCCGCCCACCACCGTGGCGGACACGTCGCTGCCGCCCACGGCATAAACCAGGTGGGAGGCCGGGTGGTACATGGGGGTCAGGTGGGGCTTGCGGGTATCGATGACGATGATGTCGGCCTTCTTGCCGGTCTCGATGCTGCCCGTGATGCCGTCCAGGCCCAGGGCGCGGGCGCCTTCGATGGTGGCCATGCGCAGCACGGTGGTGGCATCCAATACCGTGGGATCGAGGCGGCTGGCCTTGTGCAGTTTGGCGGCCATGTCCATTTCGGCGAACAGGTCGAGGTTGTTGTTGCTGGAGCAGCCGTCGGTGCCCAGCCCCACACAAACACCCCGTGCCAGCAGTTCGGCCACCGGGGCGATGCCCGAGGCCAGCTTCATGTTGCTTTCCGGGTTGTGGGCCACCTTGACCCCGTGCCGCTGCAACAGATCCATGTCGTTTTCATCGAGAATCACGCAGTGACAGGCCAACAGGTTTTCGCCCAGCACCCCCAGATCGGCCAGGTGCTGAACGGGGGTGAGGCCGTATTTTTTTCGGATGTCGGCCACTTCGCTGCGGGTCTCCGAGAGGTGGATGACCATGGGAACCCGGTTGTCGCGGGCGATTCCGGCAGCCGTGGTCAACAGATCCGGTGCACACAGGTAGGGCGAGTGCGGTTCCACGGCAATGCTGACCAGCGGGTCGTCCCGCCAGCGGTCGATCAACTCGCAGGTGTAGGCAAACCCGTTTTCGATGGGTCCGTAGTTGGGCGAGGGGAAATCGTAGAGCACCTCGCCCACCACCGCGCGCAGGCCGGCCGTCCGGGCCGCCTCGGCCACCGCCCCCTCGAACAGGTACATGTCGCAGAAGCAGGTGGTGCCCGAAAGAATCATCTCCGCGCAGCCGAGCAGGGTGCCGGCCTGCACTTTTTGCGGGTCGAGCAGGGCTTCGGCCGGAAAAATGTGATCGTTCAACCAGGTCATCAGGGGCAGGTCGTCGGCCAGCCCACGGAACAGGGTCATGGCTGCGTGGGTGTGGGTGTTGACCAGTCCGGGCATAATGATGCCGCCGCCGGCATCGATGGTCTCCCGGGCCGTGAGGGCGGCAAACTCGCCGGCCGGGCCCACGGCAGTGATGGCATCGCCACACACCGCCACGGCACCGTTGTCGACGATGCGGTTATCGGCGCCCATGGTCATGACGATGCCGTTGGTGATCAGAAGGTCAACGCTGCCGGTCATAGGGCCGCGCCCCCGTGAATCTCGGCGACCACCCTTTCGATGAGGCGTTTGAGATGAGGGGCGGCCTGGTTTGCCACGGCGACGATCGCCTCGACGGAGGCCGGCTGCGGCCGGTCCGGATCGTTGATGTTGGTGATGGTGGAGATCCCCAGCACCCGCATGCCGGCGTGTACGGCGGCGATGGTCTCCATCACCGTGGAGAGTCCCACCGCATCGGCACCGATGGTTTTCAGGAAGCGGATTTCGGCCGGGGTTTCCAGGGAAGGCCCTTTCAGGCCGGCATAGACACCGCTTTTCAAAACAATCCCCAGACGGTCGGCCGCCCGGCGGCAGCGTTTGATCAGCGACAGGTCGTAGGCGGCTGTCATGTCCGGGAAGCGGGGGCCCCACGTATCCGGGTTAGGTCCGATGAGCGGGTTTTCACCGGTCAGGTTGATATGGTCGCGGATCACCATCAGGTCTCCCTGGCTGAAGGCAGGGTTCATGCCGCCGGCCGCATTGGAGAGAATCAGGTCCCGTACCCCCAGAGCCTGCATCACCCGTACGGGGAAGGTGACCTGGACAGGGGTGTAGCCCTCGTACAGGTGGAAGCGGCCCTGCATCACGACCAGCGGGTGCCCGGCCAGCGTGCCGGCCATCAGACGGCCCGAATGGCTCACCACGGTCGATACGGGAAAATGGGGGATATCGCCATAGTCCAGGGTGACGGCACCCTCCAGCGGACCGACGGCATCGCCCAGCCCGGTGCCGGTGATGATGCCGGTCAGGGGAGCGAAACTGAGCTTTGATTGCACAAATGATACGGCTTCGCGGATGTTTTCAATCAGGGGGTTCACGGATGGCCTCCAATGTTTTTAACCACGATGGGTTGGGGCTTTTTGTGCGGGTGGGCCCACTATGGGCACGGCCATGGGGTCGACTGAGTTATAGACCAGCTGGCGCGGTGGCGTCAAGCGCTCTCCCGAGGTGGCGCAGGGTAACCGCATTTGGACTGTTTCCTATTTTTCGCGGTCAAGGACCGCTCCTACACGTGCTTACGATATGGCTGTTTAATGGGTTGCGTTGTAAGAGCTGGCCATGCCTGCGACAACTGTTTTCCATGGAGGTTACCAAATGCGGTTACCCTGCGAAGTGGCGGCCGGGGCAGGGCAATCGCGAGTAAAATCAAAAACCGGCCGTTCCTGAACACGCACCATTCCCGAAAGTGGGAAAATGCCAAATGCCAACGCCCAAATGTCAAATGAAGGATGAAATCGATTTTAAAATAGATAGAATACCATCATTTGGCATTTTTCATTTGGTCTTTGACATTCATGGACGCTCTAATTTTGGGAAGAAAAGCAATCCGGAAATCTACATGCGATTGCCCTGTCGGGTGGGGATCATATCGTTGACATTTTCAAGTTATTATGAATATGTTCCCACGCGGTTATCTGTGGCCTCTTCCTACAATTGCTCGAGTCGTTCGATTCAGAGATTGAAGGCGATTCTGACTGTTACGTCAAAGGCATCAAAGAGGCCATTGAGCATACCGCCACGACCGTTGTTCGACAATTCCATTTTTTTCTTAACTTTTTTGTCTCTTTAATGATCGAATGACCATGAAAATTAGCGAAGTCAAAGATATCCTCAAAGGCGACATTCTGGTTGGTGAAGATCAACTGGATACGGTGATCGTTGCCGGTGGAGCGGCGGACCTGATGGACGATGTCCTCTCTGCCGCTGCCAAAGGTTCTGCCCTGTTGACAGGGGTCACCACGGATCATGTGATCCGCACCGCCAAAATTGTCGGTGTCGGTGCCATCGTTATCGTCAGGGGAAAAAAACCACCGACAGATTTTATTAAAATGGCAAAGTCTTTCAAGATTCCCTTGATGGTGACCGAGTACTCGTTGTTTGTGGCCTGCGGTCGGCTGTACATGAATGGTATTCGGGGCTTGGACGGTTCCTGGTAACGCGGCTGGAGACAGGATATGGCAAAACGGACCATTGCGGATTTAGATCGCATCCGTGAGGCACAAAAAGATCGAATGGCTTTCAAGGACAGGACTTATCTTTTCATTTGCGGTGGAACCGGTTGTCACGCCACCGGTTCCATCCGGGTGAAAGATGCCCTGGTGGGGGAAATTGAAGAAAAAGGGCTGGCTGACAAGGTCCAGGTGATCGAGAAGGAACTGGCCCGGATCGATAAGGAAAAGTGCATCCAGTGTCTGACTTATTACGACAAGTGCAGATTCGACGCCATACTTTAAGAGGAGTAGTGACATGACCATTGCGATTATTCTCATGGGGGGATTGGGGCTCATCGTGGGGATCGGCCTTGCGGCGGCCTCCAAAATTTTTTACGTTTATGTGGATCCCAAGATCGAGGCCATTGAGGGGGTTCTGCCCGGAGCCAACTGCGGCGGCTGCGGTATGCCCGGCTGCAGTGCCAATGCCGAGGCCATTGTGGCCGGCAAGGCAGCGCCCAATTCCTGTGTGGCGGCCGGCGAGGAGGTGGCCGAGGCCATCGCCGTTATCCTGGGCGTCAGTGTGGAGGCCAAGGAGCCGGATATCGCCCTGCCGGGCTGCACTTACGGGGTTGCTGATGCCGCGGTCAAATACACCTACGACGGATTGAACGACTGCCGGGCGGCGGCCCTGCTTTCCGGCGGCATGAAGGTATGCAACATCGGTTGCCTGGGGTTGGGGACCTGTGCGGCCGCCTGTCCCTTCGGGGCCATCACCATGGGGCCCAAAGGGCTGCCGGTCGTGGACGAAGTCAAGTGCACCGGTTGCGGAACCTGTGAGCGGGTCTGCCCCAAGCACATTATTACCCTTTCATCGGTGACCCGTCGAATCCTCAAGGAGTACACCACCGAGGACTGTACGACGCCCTGCCAACGGGCCTGTCCGGCGGGGATCAACATCAGCCGTTATATCGAGCAGATTGCCGGAGACGACTACCACGGTGCGGTTCAGACGATCAAGGAACGCAACCCGTTTCCCACTGTCATTGGACGGATCTGCCCACGTCCTTGTGAAAACGACTGCCGGCGCAAGTATGTGGACGAACCGGTGGCGATCAATTTTCTCAAACGGTTTGCCGCCGACTACGAGCGCACCCAGAATGAGCGTATTCAGCCGTTCAAGGCGCCCGATACCGGCCGCCGCGTTGCCGTGATCGGCGGCGGGGTCCAGGGGCTTTCGGCGGCCTTTTTCGCTGCCCGGCTGGGGCATGGCGCCACGGTGTTCGAAGCCACTGACCGGCTGGGGGGCCTGCTGAATACGGCGATCGCCAAATACCGCTTGCCCGAAGAGATCCTCAAGTGGGATATTGACGGTATTGTGGAGATGGGGGTGGAAACCCGCACCGGCCAGATGTTGGGCAGCGACGTGAGTGTGTCCGGACTGCTGGATGAAGGCTTTCAGGCGGTTTTCCTGGCCACTGGCGGATGGGACAGCCGCCTGGCCCGCGGTGCCGAGAAGCGTGTCGAGACTCCGCTTCCCGGTGGGTACCTGTTGTTGGATCTGTTGCGTTCGGGCAACGCCGGCCACGGGTCGGTCGCTTGCGGAGGCGCGACGGTGGTCATTGGCGGCGAAGGCCTGGCGGGTGAGAGCCTGGCCAAAGCCCGTTCGCTGGGGGCCGAAAAAGTGACCTTCATTTTCCGCGACCTGCCCGATGCTGCAGCTGCCGCGGCGTTGACCGAGGCCGGTGCCGAGGTGCTGACGGGCGGTGTCATCCGCCTGTCTGGTGACGGCGATCGGTTGGCGGCGGTTGAGGTGCTGGATCCCGCCAGCGGTGCCGTTACCCAGGTGCCGGCGCAAACGCTCGTTTTTTCCGCAGGGCGTTTTCCCGAACTGATTTTTACCCGGCCGGCGACGGAGGAAGAGGACGACGACACACCGTCCACGGCATGGATGGCCGTTCCCCCGTATAAGCAGCCGGCAGTTGCCGACCAGGCGGGATTGTTTGCCAAAGGGGAGGAACTGACCGACTTCAGTGGTGCCATCAAGGCCATCGGGGCCGGTCGGCGCGCGGCGGCGGCCATGCACAAACTGATGTATGCGATTCCGCTCGATCTGCCCCAGAACATTATCAAGCCCGGCGTGGTCGTACAGAACGTGGATCATGTGGAGGCGGTACCCCCCAGACCACGGCAGATCATGCCCCTGGCCGACCGCCGGGATTTGGAACAGCTGATGGAACTGGAAAAGGGATTTGACACCCAAACCGCCAAAAAGGAGGCCGCGCGTTGTCTCAACTGTGGGTTGATCTGTTACCAACATACCGACGATTCGGTGCCGGAACAGATCCGGGAGAGTGTTAATGCCTGACCGTCCAAATGGACGATAATGCAAACGGAAAAACAATAATGGCCATTGAAGAAGGTATTGTATTCAAAGCCGGCGCCCCGGGCGCCGGCACGGCATGGGTAAAAACCACCCGTTCCAGTGCTTGCGAGTCCTGCTCCTCACGGGATTCCTGCCAGATGGAGGAGGGCGTCGGCCAGGAAATGGAGGTGGAGGCGCTCAATACGGCCAATGCCCGGGTG
This window harbors:
- a CDS encoding purine-nucleoside phosphorylase; the protein is MNPLIENIREAVSFVQSKLSFAPLTGIITGTGLGDAVGPLEGAVTLDYGDIPHFPVSTVVSHSGRLMAGTLAGHPLVVMQGRFHLYEGYTPVQVTFPVRVMQALGVRDLILSNAAGGMNPAFSQGDLMVIRDHINLTGENPLIGPNPDTWGPRFPDMTAAYDLSLIKRCRRAADRLGIVLKSGVYAGLKGPSLETPAEIRFLKTIGADAVGLSTVMETIAAVHAGMRVLGISTITNINDPDRPQPASVEAIVAVANQAAPHLKRLIERVVAEIHGGAAL
- a CDS encoding (2Fe-2S) ferredoxin domain-containing protein, with the protein product MAKRTIADLDRIREAQKDRMAFKDRTYLFICGGTGCHATGSIRVKDALVGEIEEKGLADKVQVIEKELARIDKEKCIQCLTYYDKCRFDAIL
- a CDS encoding helix-turn-helix domain-containing protein, whose protein sequence is MSLNYKRVPAIDKCFSILSLMAEAQRPFMFFEIVKRLNLNKSTVFNILHTLNDLNVLQRGSDGLFRLGPQLVVLGKAAAEWIASNETAPLPEEINNSAISDGLNPGKPEPRDNAFNLRKRSVAYDQDTIRMLVEHSEIFRNIIWNIHLLATAGNRKPLNSFDRNKANNDDPVRDRC
- a CDS encoding amidohydrolase translates to MTGSVDLLITNGIVMTMGADNRIVDNGAVAVCGDAITAVGPAGEFAALTARETIDAGGGIIMPGLVNTHTHAAMTLFRGLADDLPLMTWLNDHIFPAEALLDPQKVQAGTLLGCAEMILSGTTCFCDMYLFEGAVAEAARTAGLRAVVGEVLYDFPSPNYGPIENGFAYTCELIDRWRDDPLVSIAVEPHSPYLCAPDLLTTAAGIARDNRVPMVIHLSETRSEVADIRKKYGLTPVQHLADLGVLGENLLACHCVILDENDMDLLQRHGVKVAHNPESNMKLASGIAPVAELLARGVCVGLGTDGCSSNNNLDLFAEMDMAAKLHKASRLDPTVLDATTVLRMATIEGARALGLDGITGSIETGKKADIIVIDTRKPHLTPMYHPASHLVYAVGGSDVSATVVGGRVLMKDRQLLHLDLEKIMADARQIADEIRRHQDGL
- the ade gene encoding adenine deaminase; protein product: MDLKTIIGAARGDLPVDLLLTGARIVNVFSGRINRGSIAIKDGYIVGIGNDYQAGETLDLEGRYVAPGFIDAHVHIESAMTSVTEFAHAVAPCGTTTVVADPHEIANVLGTAGIDYMLRSADGQPMDCLFALPSCVPATDMETAGARLTATDLEPFFDHPRVVALAEMMNYPGVIHTDPEVMAKLTLARNRHRAMDGHAPGVSGSHLAAYAAAGIASDHECTRAEEALEKLELGIHIMVREGTCARNLDALFPVIDTHTWPRMMWCTDDRHPHDILTEGHVDAIIRKAVDKGLDPVTAIRMGTINPADYFGIRDAGAIAPGRKANLVVFSNLTGIRAETVFFMGRPVAENGRLRSSIPRPATVAVPPSMHLDPVHLDFSIPAAGSRIRVIRVIADQVVTGCEIMEPTLQDGLAISDTGRDLIKLAVVDRHTGKAGMGKGFVTGLGLRRGAIASSVAHDSHNIIVAGVSDAEMKAAVSAVVEMGGGLSVVDGSRALADLPLPVAGLMSDQPLDTVRRQMEAIIAAAGTLGAELADPFMALGFLALPVIPELKLTDRGLVDVTRFEIVPLFV
- a CDS encoding toll/interleukin-1 receptor domain-containing protein; this encodes MAQAAGYEHDIFISYAHDDNHAPGGQPGWVAHFHEWLESWLVRRRGLSQLTVWRDKRHMGGNTLFNEAIQAAVDHTALFFALVSRNYLRSDYCRDELNWFYQRNGATPAGLKVGDRYRIFTILLNNIPHDRYEKWSPALSGTTGFAFHDAESDQELGDFTPIHDDRFEKQLRPLVDAVEAILPSMAATGTPSAGTHAESATATVFMADAAEPLQPFRERIIAEIKGQQGTILPAVPPPWENAPHDTYVRQVLSEARFSIHLFDQWRGRRIIDRPETSYPWEQFAIARQSQALPLVWVPPELDMANIENEGQRRFLLDCAHSHREAGHWEFVRTPQSEFINLVIEKLAQPLAAAAPATSEPSFLVDTHQKDQRYAFKLADYLAESGVEVDFNQESGDPLLSLNKFESSIRHVKNLIIMFGKVAPDWLHARIKLALKAICEQFQCEARCSLENIWVYRVPASRDDVSLPALPPIINIRVLDNSHSPAIDPRVAAQLMVAGTASGGGL
- a CDS encoding amidohydrolase, yielding MAFDVVIRNGTLLTMDDGMRTIPSGWIGVRGGHIRALEAGNGSPPSATLTIDADGGIVMPGLVNTHTHLPMTLFRGLADDLPLLTWLNEHIFPAEARFIEPQAVHWATLLACAELLLSGTTCCCDGYFHEAAVAGAVADTGLRAVLGQGVIDFPAPGVPDPAENVAHAAEYVRHWQAQSPLIQPSIFCHAPYTCSDRTLTAAKAMAGELGALFQVHAAETRFERDQSIQDKGVSPVAHLDRLGILDPKTLLAHCVWVDAADMDAMARSGCGVAHCPESNMKLASGIAPVASLREKGIPVGLGTDGSASNNNLDLFAEMATAAKLHKVASGDPTALNAASALRMATIEGARAIGMAERIGSLEIGKQADIIVVDTRAPHLTPLYHPDSHLIYAAAGADVRHVLVDGTLRVRDRQLLGIDVNTIMERVNAIARKIQRKPVG
- a CDS encoding DRTGG domain-containing protein, whose translation is MKISEVKDILKGDILVGEDQLDTVIVAGGAADLMDDVLSAAAKGSALLTGVTTDHVIRTAKIVGVGAIVIVRGKKPPTDFIKMAKSFKIPLMVTEYSLFVACGRLYMNGIRGLDGSW